One Cellulomonas sp. Y8 DNA segment encodes these proteins:
- a CDS encoding histidine phosphatase family protein: protein MTVRLHLVRHGQTPSNLVHALDTAAPGAPLTPEGERQARAVGAALAAEPLDAVYASTLDRARATAAEVARPHDLDVQVREGLREVLAGDLEMRTDEESVHRYLSTMVAWASGDLGAAMPGGESGQETLDRFDAVVDELLGTGAGTAAVVSHGAMIRLWTLTRAANLDAATSGRWPLDNTGVVTLESGGPTGWYATRWQDEVVPHAAPAGGDGPGGEPLPV, encoded by the coding sequence GTGACCGTGCGGCTGCACCTCGTCCGGCACGGCCAGACCCCGTCCAACCTGGTCCACGCGCTCGACACCGCCGCCCCGGGTGCGCCGCTGACCCCCGAGGGCGAGCGGCAGGCGCGCGCGGTCGGTGCGGCGCTGGCCGCCGAGCCGCTCGACGCGGTGTACGCGTCGACGCTCGACCGCGCGCGGGCGACCGCCGCGGAGGTGGCGCGGCCGCACGACCTCGACGTCCAGGTCCGGGAGGGCCTGCGCGAGGTGCTCGCCGGGGACCTGGAGATGCGCACCGACGAGGAGTCGGTGCACCGGTACCTGTCCACGATGGTGGCCTGGGCGTCAGGGGACCTGGGTGCCGCGATGCCGGGCGGGGAGTCGGGGCAGGAGACGCTCGACCGGTTCGACGCGGTCGTGGACGAGCTGCTCGGCACCGGCGCGGGCACCGCCGCGGTCGTCAGCCACGGCGCCATGATCCGGCTCTGGACGCTGACCCGGGCCGCGAACCTGGACGCCGCCACGTCCGGGCGCTGGCCGCTCGACAACACGGGCGTGGTGACCCTGGAGTCCGGCGGCCCGACCGGCTGGTACGCGACGCGCTGGCAGGACGAGGTCGTGCCGCACGCCGCGCCTGCCGGGGGCGACGGGCCGGGCGGGGAGCCGCTGCCGGTCTGA
- a CDS encoding sodium-translocating pyrophosphatase, whose protein sequence is MVELGSGSLVVVAVIAAVAVAALVVAVVLRRQVLAADEGSASMRAIAAAVQEGAAAYLSRQLRTLVLFAVVVFALLFLLPGDAGVKIGRSVFFLIGAGFSASIGYLGMWLATRANVRVAAAASLPGGRAAGARIALRTGGVVGMSVVGLGLLGAAVVVLLYRGEAPAVLEGFGFGAALLAMFMRVGGGIFTKAADVGADLVGKVEQHIPEDDPRNAATIADNVGDNVGDCAGMAADLFESYAVTLVAALILGRAAFGEEGLVFPLIVTAIGAVVAALGVVVTRVRGEESGLTAINRGFAVAAVAGAVLAAVAAFAYLPSSFADLAGTAGLADHPGDPRAVAAGAVAIGVVLAGVILWLTGYFTGTTSKPTIHVARTSQTGAATVVLSGIGVGLESAVYTAGTIAAAICGVFLLAGGSISLSLFLVALAGCGLLTTVGVIVAMDTFGPVSDNAQGIAEMSGDVTEEGAQILTDLDAVGNTTKAVTKGIAIATAVLAATALFGSYADAVAGAVRGLDLTQVPGDIVLAMTDYQVISPVTLVGVILGGATVFLFSGLAIDAVTRAAGAIVFEVRRQFREHPGIMTGAERPEYGKVVDICTRDSLRELATPGLLAASAPVAVGFGLGIGPLAGFLAGAIGAGVLMAVFLANSGGTWDNAKKLVEDGRYGGKGSPAHDAVVIGDTVGDPFKDTAGPAINPLIKVMNLVALLIAPAVVTVSLGDGANHVVRLSIAIAAGLVALTAVVLSRLRAARVDEEARLEREVPLRA, encoded by the coding sequence ATGGTCGAGCTCGGGTCCGGAAGCCTCGTGGTGGTCGCCGTCATCGCGGCCGTGGCGGTCGCCGCCCTCGTCGTGGCGGTGGTGCTGCGCCGGCAGGTGCTGGCGGCGGACGAGGGGTCCGCGTCGATGCGCGCGATCGCCGCGGCGGTGCAGGAGGGCGCTGCGGCGTACCTGTCCCGTCAGCTGCGCACGCTGGTGCTGTTCGCGGTGGTGGTGTTCGCGCTGCTGTTCCTGCTGCCGGGAGATGCCGGCGTCAAGATCGGCCGCTCGGTGTTCTTCCTGATCGGCGCGGGGTTCTCGGCGTCGATCGGCTACCTCGGGATGTGGCTCGCGACGCGGGCGAACGTGCGGGTCGCTGCGGCGGCGTCGCTGCCGGGCGGCCGCGCGGCCGGGGCGCGGATCGCGCTGCGGACGGGCGGCGTCGTCGGGATGTCGGTCGTCGGGCTGGGCCTGCTGGGCGCCGCGGTGGTCGTCCTGCTGTACCGCGGCGAGGCGCCCGCGGTGCTGGAGGGCTTCGGCTTCGGGGCCGCGCTGCTCGCGATGTTCATGCGGGTCGGCGGCGGCATCTTCACCAAGGCGGCCGACGTCGGGGCCGACCTGGTCGGCAAGGTCGAGCAGCACATCCCCGAGGACGACCCGCGCAACGCCGCGACGATCGCGGACAACGTGGGGGACAACGTCGGCGACTGCGCGGGCATGGCGGCCGACCTGTTCGAGTCGTACGCGGTGACGCTGGTGGCGGCGCTGATCCTCGGCCGGGCGGCGTTCGGCGAGGAGGGGCTGGTGTTCCCGCTGATCGTGACGGCGATCGGCGCCGTCGTCGCGGCGCTCGGGGTGGTCGTGACCCGGGTCCGTGGCGAGGAGAGCGGGCTGACGGCGATCAACCGCGGCTTCGCGGTGGCCGCGGTGGCGGGGGCGGTGCTCGCGGCAGTCGCGGCGTTCGCGTACCTGCCGTCGTCGTTCGCGGACCTCGCGGGGACGGCCGGGCTGGCGGACCACCCGGGCGACCCGCGTGCGGTCGCGGCCGGGGCCGTCGCGATCGGCGTCGTGCTGGCCGGTGTCATCCTCTGGCTGACCGGCTACTTCACGGGCACGACCTCGAAGCCGACGATCCACGTGGCGCGCACCTCGCAGACCGGGGCCGCGACCGTGGTGCTGTCCGGCATCGGCGTCGGGCTGGAGTCGGCCGTCTACACGGCGGGCACCATCGCGGCGGCGATCTGCGGGGTGTTCCTGCTCGCCGGCGGGTCGATCTCCCTGTCCCTGTTCCTGGTGGCGCTCGCGGGCTGCGGGCTCCTGACGACGGTCGGCGTGATCGTCGCGATGGACACCTTCGGGCCGGTGAGCGACAACGCCCAGGGCATCGCCGAGATGTCGGGCGACGTCACCGAGGAGGGCGCGCAGATCCTCACCGACCTCGACGCCGTCGGGAACACCACCAAGGCCGTCACCAAGGGCATCGCGATCGCGACGGCCGTGCTGGCGGCGACGGCGCTGTTCGGGTCGTACGCCGACGCGGTGGCCGGGGCGGTCCGGGGTCTGGACCTGACGCAGGTGCCGGGCGACATCGTCCTGGCGATGACCGACTACCAGGTGATCAGCCCGGTGACCCTGGTCGGCGTGATCCTGGGCGGGGCGACGGTGTTCCTGTTCTCCGGGCTCGCGATCGACGCGGTGACCCGCGCGGCCGGGGCGATCGTGTTCGAGGTGCGCCGGCAGTTCCGCGAGCACCCCGGGATCATGACCGGCGCGGAGCGCCCGGAGTACGGCAAGGTCGTCGACATCTGCACCCGGGACTCGCTGCGCGAGCTCGCCACCCCCGGGCTGCTCGCGGCGTCCGCGCCGGTGGCGGTCGGGTTCGGGCTGGGCATCGGGCCGCTCGCCGGGTTCCTCGCCGGGGCGATCGGCGCCGGCGTGCTCATGGCGGTGTTCCTGGCGAACTCCGGCGGCACCTGGGACAACGCGAAGAAGCTGGTCGAGGACGGCCGGTACGGGGGCAAGGGCTCGCCGGCGCACGACGCGGTGGTCATCGGCGACACCGTCGGCGACCCGTTCAAGGACACCGCCGGGCCGGCGATCAACCCCCTGATCAAGGTGATGAACCTGGTGGCCCTGCTCATCGCGCCGGCCGTCGTCACGGTCAGCCTCGGCGACGGGGCGAACCACGTGGTGCGGCTGTCGATCGCGATCGCGGCGGGGCTCGTCGCGCTCACCGCGGTTGTGCTGTCCCGGCTGCGGGCGGCGCGGGTGGACGAGGAGGCGCGGCTGGAGCGCGAGGTGCCGCTGCGGGCGTGA
- a CDS encoding urea amidolyase family protein, producing the protein MTSDPAGTTLPTDPDATAQPASVAPTAPSAGRVTAVEGGSTTAPAVGAVTSTRRVVPYGVDALLADLPDLVAVRALDDALRSSPLPGVVDVVPAARTVLVRFATPSDARAALDGLQEAVAVAAGTHRDADRSTDDPRRTDRTDRPTADPDAAPPHVPVVLPVRYDGADLAEVARATGLSEDEIVHRHAAAEYTVAFGGFMPGFAYLTGLDPALHVPRRSTPRERVPAGAVAVAGEFAAVYPAATPGGWMLLGTCDVPLFDVDRDPPALLRPGTRVRFAPADASADRPAGDPAAVAARGAPTPPAGRTAPDLGRATAPVVVEVLAPGPLALVQDRGRPGLAAVGVGRSGAADAGALRLGNRLVGNAPDAAGLEVLLGGLSLRFPTGGVVALAGAEVPADVDGVPVAPHAATRVPPGGVLRTGTATRGLRLYLAVRGGIDVPRVLGSRSADRLAGLGPEPLRAGDALPVGAQVVDAAQPWADPARDWPGTAALRVTPGPRADWFAPGAFERLLAGRYAVAPASDRVALRLDGPPVERVDRGELPSEPLVPGAVQVPPDGRPVVFGADHPVTGGYPVVAVVEPRSRDLAAQLRPGDAVTFTRSEGSAGHA; encoded by the coding sequence GTGACGTCGGACCCGGCGGGCACGACGCTCCCCACGGACCCGGACGCCACCGCGCAGCCCGCGTCGGTGGCACCGACCGCGCCGTCCGCGGGACGCGTGACCGCCGTCGAGGGCGGGTCCACCACCGCTCCCGCCGTGGGCGCGGTGACGTCGACGCGCCGCGTCGTCCCCTACGGCGTCGACGCCCTGCTCGCCGACCTGCCCGACCTCGTCGCCGTCCGCGCGCTGGACGACGCCCTGCGGTCGAGCCCGCTCCCCGGCGTGGTGGACGTGGTCCCGGCCGCCCGCACGGTGCTCGTGCGGTTCGCGACGCCGTCCGACGCGCGCGCCGCCCTGGACGGCCTCCAGGAGGCGGTTGCCGTCGCGGCCGGCACTCACCGCGACGCCGACCGGTCCACCGACGACCCTCGCCGCACGGACCGCACCGACCGGCCTACCGCCGACCCGGACGCCGCGCCCCCGCACGTGCCCGTCGTCCTCCCCGTGCGGTACGACGGCGCCGACCTGGCCGAGGTCGCCCGCGCCACCGGCCTGAGCGAGGACGAGATCGTCCACCGTCACGCGGCGGCGGAGTACACCGTGGCGTTCGGCGGCTTCATGCCGGGGTTCGCCTACCTGACCGGGCTGGACCCCGCCCTGCACGTCCCCCGGCGGTCGACCCCGCGCGAGCGGGTCCCCGCGGGCGCGGTCGCGGTAGCCGGCGAGTTCGCCGCCGTCTACCCGGCGGCGACCCCGGGCGGCTGGATGCTGCTCGGCACGTGCGACGTGCCGCTGTTCGACGTCGACCGGGACCCGCCCGCCCTGCTCCGCCCCGGCACCCGGGTGCGGTTCGCACCCGCCGACGCCTCCGCCGACCGCCCGGCCGGAGACCCCGCGGCCGTCGCTGCTCGGGGCGCTCCGACCCCTCCGGCGGGCCGCACCGCTCCCGACCTCGGCCGCGCCACCGCCCCCGTCGTCGTCGAGGTCCTCGCCCCCGGCCCGCTCGCCCTCGTCCAGGACCGCGGCCGCCCCGGCCTCGCGGCCGTCGGCGTCGGCCGGTCCGGCGCCGCCGACGCCGGGGCGCTCCGGCTCGGGAACCGCCTCGTCGGCAACGCCCCCGACGCCGCCGGCCTGGAGGTGCTGCTCGGCGGCCTGTCCCTCCGGTTCCCGACGGGCGGCGTCGTCGCGCTCGCCGGGGCCGAGGTGCCCGCGGACGTCGACGGCGTCCCGGTCGCCCCGCACGCCGCCACCCGCGTCCCGCCCGGCGGCGTGCTGCGCACCGGCACGGCGACGCGCGGCCTCCGGCTGTACCTCGCGGTCCGCGGCGGCATCGACGTGCCGCGCGTCCTCGGCTCGCGCTCCGCCGACCGGCTCGCGGGCCTCGGCCCCGAGCCGCTGCGCGCCGGCGACGCGCTGCCGGTCGGGGCGCAGGTGGTCGACGCCGCGCAGCCCTGGGCGGACCCGGCCCGCGACTGGCCGGGCACGGCCGCGCTCCGCGTGACCCCGGGGCCGCGCGCCGACTGGTTCGCCCCGGGCGCGTTCGAGCGGCTGCTCGCCGGGCGCTACGCGGTCGCGCCGGCCAGCGACCGCGTGGCGCTGCGCCTCGACGGTCCGCCGGTCGAGCGCGTCGACCGCGGCGAGCTGCCCTCCGAGCCCCTGGTCCCCGGCGCGGTGCAGGTGCCGCCGGACGGTCGGCCGGTCGTGTTCGGCGCGGACCACCCGGTGACCGGCGGCTACCCGGTGGTCGCCGTCGTCGAGCCCCGGTCCCGCGACCTGGCGGCGCAGCTGCGGCCCGGCGACGCGGTGACGTTCACCCGCTCCGAGGGGTCCGCCGGACACGCGTGA
- a CDS encoding efflux RND transporter periplasmic adaptor subunit, giving the protein MLSLWRRTRPWVRVVAVALLVGVAGTGVYWFGFRESPAQAATPESTTTSVAASLSTIQQSVSGSGTLTPTVQEDVSFTVSGTVTSVDVAAGDTVTAGQQLATVDTLQLDAALLQAKAELASAQASLSNAQDEADGSDSSDAQVAALSAQVDVAQAAVDDAEADMAGATLTAPVSGLLTTVDVEVGDAVTGSGSSSGSSGSATSGSTGSTGGMGGSTGSTGSSSTTSTSTAQFVVVGTDAWQTSVSVSESDVALLSVGNQAELTTSSSTQTIYGTVTEIGLLSSSSGGVASYPVTVAVTGDPEGLHDGESVDVSIIYERRTDVLTVPASAVTTEDGRSVVTQEGADGATVTTAVTVGETSGDLVEITEGLAEGDEVLVTTFSPRASGSGDGSGDTQQWPGGGEMPDFSSGEMPDFSQGGFPGGGNG; this is encoded by the coding sequence ATGCTGTCGCTGTGGAGGCGCACCCGACCGTGGGTGCGGGTGGTGGCGGTCGCGCTGCTGGTGGGCGTCGCCGGGACCGGGGTGTACTGGTTCGGGTTCCGCGAGTCGCCTGCGCAGGCCGCCACCCCGGAGTCGACGACCACGTCGGTGGCCGCGAGCCTGTCGACGATCCAGCAGTCGGTCTCGGGATCCGGCACGCTGACCCCGACGGTCCAGGAGGACGTGTCGTTCACGGTGAGCGGCACCGTGACCTCGGTCGACGTCGCGGCTGGCGACACCGTGACCGCGGGCCAGCAGCTCGCCACGGTCGACACGCTGCAGCTGGACGCCGCGCTGCTCCAGGCGAAGGCCGAGCTGGCGAGCGCGCAGGCGTCGCTGTCGAACGCCCAGGACGAGGCCGACGGCTCCGACTCCTCGGACGCGCAGGTCGCCGCGCTCTCCGCGCAGGTGGACGTGGCCCAGGCCGCCGTGGACGACGCCGAGGCGGACATGGCCGGCGCGACGCTCACGGCGCCGGTGTCGGGCCTGCTGACGACGGTGGACGTCGAGGTCGGCGACGCCGTCACCGGGTCGGGCTCGTCCTCGGGCAGCAGCGGCTCCGCCACCAGCGGCAGCACCGGCAGCACCGGCGGGATGGGTGGCAGCACGGGGTCGACGGGGTCGTCCTCGACCACGTCGACCAGCACCGCGCAGTTCGTCGTCGTCGGCACGGACGCGTGGCAGACCAGCGTCAGCGTGAGCGAGTCGGACGTGGCCCTGCTCTCCGTCGGGAACCAGGCGGAGCTCACGACCAGCAGCTCGACCCAGACCATCTACGGGACCGTGACCGAGATCGGGCTGCTGTCCAGCAGCTCCGGCGGCGTCGCGTCCTACCCGGTGACCGTGGCGGTCACCGGCGACCCCGAGGGACTGCACGACGGCGAGTCGGTCGACGTCTCGATCATCTACGAGCGCCGCACCGACGTGCTGACCGTGCCCGCGTCGGCGGTGACCACCGAGGACGGCCGGTCCGTCGTCACGCAGGAGGGTGCGGACGGCGCGACGGTCACCACGGCGGTCACCGTCGGCGAGACGTCGGGCGACCTCGTCGAGATCACCGAGGGACTGGCCGAGGGCGACGAGGTGCTGGTCACCACGTTCAGCCCCCGGGCCTCGGGCTCCGGCGACGGCTCGGGCGACACGCAGCAGTGGCCCGGCGGCGGCGAGATGCCGGACTTCTCGTCCGGCGAGATGCCCGACTTCTCGCAGGGCGGCTTCCCGGGCGGCGGCAATGGCTGA
- a CDS encoding diguanylate cyclase domain-containing protein, with amino-acid sequence MPNDVDLLVRTSRAVGGVHRSVGEIAVPVEVVDRSLPMSEVEVLFRSPHLPCLAVVDERDGSIGMVSRSRFTDAQTGRLGYGRAVLARRPVGEVADWSPLVVDERTGIVESATRAMERSGETRYDDVLVRSGTWGAVATSDLVRALVAALSERSLHDPLTRLPGRELVLHTAREWARLLPGSNRRLLLVQADVDGFARVNARFGGAAGDALLRVLADRFTDGVPTGASVGRTGSDELMAVVLLPGVPGTEAEEQVARVVEGVGRALLPQALDEPPVRLAWVVSPAGAADADALVQEAQRRMLARKADPLPAVAPPG; translated from the coding sequence GTGCCGAACGACGTCGACCTCCTGGTCCGCACCTCCCGCGCTGTCGGAGGCGTGCACCGCTCCGTGGGCGAGATCGCCGTGCCGGTCGAGGTGGTGGACCGCAGCCTGCCGATGAGCGAGGTCGAGGTCCTGTTCCGGTCGCCGCACCTGCCGTGCCTGGCGGTGGTCGACGAGCGGGACGGCAGCATCGGCATGGTGTCCCGGAGCCGGTTCACCGACGCGCAGACCGGTCGGCTCGGCTACGGGCGGGCGGTGCTGGCGCGCCGCCCGGTCGGCGAGGTCGCGGACTGGTCCCCGCTGGTGGTCGACGAGCGCACCGGCATCGTCGAGTCGGCGACCCGGGCGATGGAGCGGTCCGGCGAGACCCGCTACGACGACGTGCTGGTCCGGTCCGGCACCTGGGGCGCCGTGGCGACGTCGGACCTGGTGCGGGCCCTGGTGGCGGCGCTGTCGGAGCGCTCGTTGCACGACCCGCTCACCCGGCTGCCGGGGCGCGAGCTCGTGCTGCACACCGCGCGGGAGTGGGCGCGGCTGCTGCCCGGGAGCAACCGGCGGCTGCTCCTCGTCCAGGCCGACGTCGACGGGTTCGCCCGGGTGAACGCGCGGTTCGGCGGCGCGGCCGGCGACGCGCTGCTCCGGGTGCTGGCCGACCGGTTCACGGACGGGGTGCCGACGGGGGCGTCGGTCGGCCGCACCGGGAGCGACGAGCTCATGGCCGTGGTGCTGCTTCCCGGCGTGCCCGGTACGGAGGCCGAGGAGCAGGTGGCCCGGGTGGTCGAGGGCGTCGGCCGCGCGCTGCTGCCGCAGGCGCTCGACGAGCCGCCCGTCCGGCTGGCGTGGGTGGTGTCGCCGGCGGGCGCCGCGGACGCCGACGCGCTCGTGCAGGAGGCGCAGCGGCGGATGCTCGCGCGGAAGGCGGACCCCCTGCCCGCTGTGGCGCCGCCGGGCTGA
- a CDS encoding SigE family RNA polymerase sigma factor, whose amino-acid sequence MTWQDDLAAFARERGPALVGYARLLTGDTAAAEDLVQEAIVRAWSRRRSGGDITWLEAYVRRAVLNGWVDNVRRERAWRDRAHLMVDDPATPSPEGTTVDRARVARALDRLSPRERACTVLRHYDDLTIPEIARRLDLSEGAVKRYLSDGARRLSRLLGVADDLDTEDLSTTNGGPR is encoded by the coding sequence GTGACCTGGCAGGACGACCTGGCCGCCTTCGCCCGGGAGCGCGGCCCCGCGCTCGTGGGCTACGCGCGGCTGCTCACCGGCGACACCGCGGCCGCCGAGGACCTGGTCCAGGAGGCGATCGTCCGCGCCTGGTCCCGGCGCCGCTCCGGTGGCGACATCACCTGGCTCGAGGCGTACGTCCGGCGTGCCGTCCTCAACGGGTGGGTCGACAACGTCCGGCGCGAGCGGGCGTGGCGGGACCGCGCCCACCTCATGGTCGACGACCCCGCGACCCCGTCGCCGGAGGGCACCACCGTCGACCGGGCTCGGGTCGCCCGGGCCCTCGACCGGCTGTCCCCGCGCGAGCGGGCCTGCACGGTGCTCCGCCACTACGACGACCTCACGATCCCCGAGATCGCGCGGCGGCTCGACCTCTCCGAGGGAGCCGTCAAGCGCTACCTGTCCGACGGTGCGCGCCGCCTGAGCCGCCTGCTCGGCGTCGCCGACGACCTCGACACCGAAGACCTCTCGACCACGAACGGAGGCCCGCGATGA
- a CDS encoding ABC transporter ATP-binding protein, which yields MAELVLDRPAEADPQGTVIELVGARKTYRTGSIEFEALRGVDLAIGAGEYVAIMGPSGSGKSTLMNIVGCLDVLTAGAYRLAGEDVGELDEVELADVRNRRLGFVFQQFHLLPALSAWRNVELPLVYGRVPAAERKERAVAALERVGLGEKLDNRPGELSGGQQQRVAVARALVGEPALILADEPTGNLDSRSTEDVLALFDELHAQGRTIVLITHELEVAEHARRIVFVRDGLIQSDEVNPR from the coding sequence ATGGCTGAGCTCGTCCTGGACCGCCCGGCGGAGGCCGACCCGCAGGGGACCGTCATCGAGCTCGTCGGCGCCCGCAAGACCTACCGCACCGGCAGCATCGAGTTCGAGGCCCTGCGGGGCGTCGACCTGGCCATCGGCGCCGGCGAGTACGTCGCGATCATGGGACCGTCGGGCTCCGGCAAGTCGACGCTGATGAACATCGTGGGCTGCCTGGACGTCCTGACCGCCGGCGCGTACCGGCTGGCGGGGGAGGACGTCGGGGAGCTGGACGAGGTCGAGCTCGCCGACGTCCGGAACCGGCGGCTCGGGTTCGTGTTCCAGCAGTTCCACCTGCTGCCGGCGCTCAGCGCGTGGCGGAACGTCGAGCTGCCCCTGGTCTACGGCCGGGTGCCGGCGGCCGAGCGCAAGGAGCGCGCGGTCGCCGCCCTGGAGCGGGTCGGGCTGGGCGAGAAGCTGGACAACCGCCCGGGCGAGCTGTCCGGCGGCCAGCAGCAGCGCGTCGCCGTCGCCCGCGCCCTGGTGGGCGAGCCCGCGCTGATCCTGGCGGACGAGCCCACCGGCAACCTCGACTCCCGGTCCACCGAGGACGTGCTCGCGCTGTTCGACGAGCTGCACGCCCAGGGCCGCACCATCGTGCTCATCACGCACGAGCTCGAGGTCGCCGAGCACGCCCGGCGCATCGTGTTCGTCCGGGACGGCCTCATCCAGTCCGACGAGGTGAACCCGCGATGA
- a CDS encoding SigE family RNA polymerase sigma factor: MAWQDQVTEFVTTRGPALVGYARLLTGDHDSAQDLVQDALAKAWSRRRAGTDIESLEAYVRKAVLTTYLDQYRRRRLWQGRAHLLVTPEAQAPTAAATETATDLESALRHLGPRERACVVLRFYEDLTVAGIADRLGISDGAVKRYLSDGTKRLGALMGEVRPVAETVEVRTATEDRR, encoded by the coding sequence GTGGCGTGGCAGGACCAGGTGACGGAGTTCGTCACGACACGGGGCCCGGCGCTGGTCGGGTACGCCCGGCTGCTGACCGGTGACCACGACAGCGCGCAGGACCTGGTGCAGGACGCGCTCGCCAAGGCGTGGTCCCGCCGGCGGGCGGGCACCGACATCGAGTCGCTGGAGGCGTACGTCCGCAAGGCCGTGCTGACGACCTACCTGGACCAGTACCGGCGCCGGCGCCTCTGGCAGGGACGGGCCCACCTGCTCGTCACGCCCGAGGCCCAGGCGCCCACCGCTGCGGCGACGGAGACCGCGACCGACCTGGAGTCCGCGCTGCGGCACCTCGGGCCGCGCGAGCGGGCGTGCGTGGTCCTGCGGTTCTACGAGGACCTGACGGTCGCGGGCATCGCCGACCGGCTCGGGATCTCGGACGGTGCGGTGAAGCGTTACCTGTCGGACGGGACCAAGCGCCTCGGCGCGCTCATGGGGGAGGTGCGCCCGGTCGCGGAGACGGTCGAGGTGCGGACGGCGACGGAGGACCGGCGATGA
- a CDS encoding methyltransferase, protein MDAAPTEPLTADPALVAALRADLAASGFTVPGVEELLGPVASAALHREEPVPALLATAGDEPRAALVRAFVLGVPVPAAALARALPSLGVEGAERLGLVAAAGAGADDAVRARVDLRPYEAEDAAGPVDWWVASDLGELATGGALRTDHVLGVGGASTTLAQVTVREPSARTLDLGTGCGIQALHAARHSDVVVGTDISARALGFARFNAALAGLAPAALDLRLGSMLEPVAGERFDLVVSNPPFVITPRAGADVPTYEYRDGGRTGDAIVSDLITSVGSVLAPGGVAQLLGNWEVRRGESWDERVGAWLDASGLDGWVVQRELQDPAQYAETWIRDGGTTPDRDPAAWRARYAAWLADFASRDVEGIGFGIVVLRRPAADLADAPRLRRLEEVTGTVRQPLGPAIGASLAAHDWLRRRDDAALAAERLLVPADVTEERYLRPGDVDPQIVLLRQGGGFGRTVQAGTALAGLVGACDGELTVGQIVGALGALLGVDADAVAADVLPEVRGLVADGLLLPA, encoded by the coding sequence GTGGACGCCGCACCGACCGAGCCCCTGACCGCCGACCCCGCGCTCGTCGCCGCCCTGCGCGCCGACCTCGCCGCCTCCGGGTTCACCGTGCCCGGGGTCGAGGAGCTGCTCGGCCCGGTCGCGAGCGCCGCGCTGCACCGCGAGGAGCCGGTCCCCGCCCTGCTGGCGACGGCGGGCGACGAGCCCCGCGCGGCGCTGGTCCGCGCGTTCGTGCTCGGCGTCCCGGTCCCCGCGGCCGCGCTGGCCCGGGCGCTGCCGTCGCTCGGCGTCGAGGGCGCCGAGCGGCTGGGGCTGGTCGCCGCGGCCGGTGCGGGCGCGGACGACGCGGTGCGGGCCCGGGTCGACCTGCGGCCCTACGAGGCGGAGGACGCCGCCGGCCCCGTCGACTGGTGGGTGGCGTCCGACCTCGGCGAGCTCGCGACCGGCGGCGCGCTGCGCACCGACCACGTGCTGGGCGTCGGCGGCGCGTCCACGACGCTCGCGCAGGTCACGGTGCGCGAGCCCAGCGCGCGCACGCTCGACCTCGGCACCGGCTGCGGGATCCAGGCCCTGCACGCGGCCCGGCACAGCGACGTGGTCGTCGGCACGGACATCTCGGCGCGCGCGCTCGGGTTCGCCCGGTTCAACGCGGCGCTGGCGGGGCTGGCGCCGGCCGCGCTGGACCTGCGGCTGGGCTCGATGCTGGAGCCGGTCGCGGGGGAGCGGTTCGACCTCGTGGTGAGCAACCCGCCGTTCGTCATCACCCCGCGCGCGGGCGCGGACGTGCCGACCTACGAGTACCGGGACGGCGGCCGCACCGGCGACGCGATCGTGTCCGACCTCATCACGTCGGTCGGGTCGGTGCTCGCCCCGGGCGGGGTGGCCCAGCTGCTCGGCAACTGGGAGGTGCGCCGCGGCGAGTCCTGGGACGAGCGCGTCGGCGCCTGGCTCGACGCGTCCGGGCTGGACGGGTGGGTCGTGCAGCGCGAGCTGCAGGACCCCGCCCAGTACGCCGAGACCTGGATCCGCGACGGTGGCACCACCCCCGACCGGGACCCCGCCGCCTGGCGCGCCCGGTACGCCGCCTGGCTCGCCGACTTCGCGTCCCGGGACGTCGAGGGCATCGGGTTCGGGATCGTCGTCCTGCGTCGGCCGGCCGCGGACCTGGCGGACGCCCCGCGGCTGCGGCGGCTCGAGGAGGTCACCGGCACCGTCCGGCAGCCGCTCGGCCCGGCCATCGGGGCGTCGCTCGCCGCGCACGACTGGCTGCGCCGCCGGGACGACGCGGCGCTCGCGGCCGAGCGGCTGCTCGTGCCCGCGGACGTCACCGAAGAGCGGTACCTGCGGCCGGGCGACGTCGACCCGCAGATCGTGCTGCTGCGCCAGGGCGGCGGGTTCGGGCGGACCGTGCAGGCGGGGACGGCGCTCGCGGGCCTGGTGGGCGCGTGCGACGGGGAGCTGACGGTCGGGCAGATCGTCGGCGCCCTGGGGGCGCTGCTCGGCGTCGACGCGGATGCGGTGGCGGCGGACGTGCTGCCCGAGGTCCGCGGCCTGGTGGCGGACGGTCTCCTGCTCCCGGCCTGA
- a CDS encoding STAS domain-containing protein, translated as MDVSVASRTVEGRTVVDVTGEIDVYTAPALREKLTGLVDAGHVDLVVNLTEVRFMDSTGLGLLVGVLKRVRGLDGRLQLVIDSERLLKVFRITALTQVFTIRETVDEALAADREG; from the coding sequence GTGGACGTCAGCGTGGCCAGCAGGACCGTCGAGGGCAGGACCGTCGTCGACGTGACCGGCGAGATCGACGTGTACACCGCGCCCGCGCTGCGCGAGAAGCTCACCGGCCTGGTCGACGCCGGGCACGTGGACCTGGTCGTGAACCTCACCGAGGTGCGGTTCATGGACTCCACGGGGCTCGGGCTGCTCGTCGGCGTGCTCAAGCGCGTCCGGGGGCTCGACGGGCGGCTGCAGCTCGTCATCGACTCCGAGCGGCTGCTCAAGGTCTTCCGCATCACCGCGCTCACCCAGGTGTTCACCATCCGGGAGACGGTGGACGAGGCGCTCGCCGCCGACCGCGAGGGCTGA